From Micromonospora rhizosphaerae, the proteins below share one genomic window:
- a CDS encoding VOC family protein produces MIPYGVDASTTEESPRPTKAGTTAPQPDGDLSLARSGGTSTPRFGPRLLPRLNEGKPAKNPMHIDIRVAGPGPWDMAERAPLIRQKVPELVAAGATVVSEEWYGDVLGHVVMNDPEGNEFCVA; encoded by the coding sequence ATGATCCCTTACGGGGTGGATGCATCCACCACCGAGGAATCACCCCGACCGACGAAGGCTGGCACAACGGCGCCACAACCAGACGGTGATCTGAGTCTGGCCAGGTCAGGCGGCACGTCGACCCCGCGTTTCGGGCCGCGTTTGCTCCCGCGTCTCAATGAGGGCAAGCCTGCCAAGAACCCTATGCATATCGATATCCGCGTGGCCGGTCCAGGCCCCTGGGACATGGCCGAGCGCGCCCCACTGATCCGGCAGAAAGTGCCCGAGCTGGTTGCCGCCGGCGCGACGGTGGTCTCCGAGGAGTGGTACGGCGACGTCCTTGGGCACGTCGTCATGAATGACCCCGAGGGCAACGAGTTCTGCGTCGCTTGA